A genomic window from Lotus japonicus ecotype B-129 chromosome 1, LjGifu_v1.2 includes:
- the LOC130731525 gene encoding uncharacterized protein LOC130731525, with translation MGNCLRHNHQYSTVGGDDSPTAAAEGGCFIAGSSYGEKTNTSYQEVKIKITKKQLEALVGKVEVKGLRVEEMLAHLMEHSGQYDSLHRPWRPALQSIPEV, from the coding sequence ATGGGCAATTGCTTAAGGCACAACCACCAATATTCCACCGTCGGCGGCGATGACTCTCCAACAGCGGCAGCTGAGGGTGGTTGTTTTATTGCAGGATCAAGCTATGGTGAGAAAACAAATACAAGTTATCAAGAGGTGAAGATAAAGATCACAAAGAAGCAATTGGAGGCGTTAGTTGGGAAAGTGGAGGTGAAAGGGTTAAGGGTGGAGGAGATGTTGGCTCATTTGATGGAACATAGTGGTCAATATGACTCACTCCATCGCCCTTGGAGGCCTGCTTTGCAGAGCATTCCTGAggtataa